The region CTATGCCAGCGCCAGCACCGTCGTGAGGGGTGTGAGCCGTGGGGTATTGGTCCACATCCTCGGACACATACTGACAGCCCACAGGCTTCATGAGAGTGCTGGTCGAGTCTCATCTCGGCCAGCACTTTGTGTTTGCCGGAATCGTAGGTGTGACGCACCCCGCGCTGCCGCGGGAGCGATGATGGGGCATGGCGTTGTCGACGGAGTTGACGGAGTTCTTGGGCCTGCGGCACCCGATCGTGCTGGCACCGATGGGCGGTGCGGCCGGGGGCGCACTGGCCGCGGCCGTCTCGCGGGCGGGCGGGCTCGGGCTGCTGGGCGGTGCGTACGGGGGCCGGGCTTGGCTGTAGCGGGAGTTGCCGGTCGTCGCGGAGGGTACCGACCAGCCGTGGGGTGTCGGGTTTCTGAGCTGGGCGATCGATGTCGGCGCGGTGGAGCGGGCGCTGGAGTTCCATCCCGCGGCGGTGATGCTGTCCTTCGGC is a window of Streptomyces violaceusniger Tu 4113 DNA encoding:
- a CDS encoding nitronate monooxygenase, producing the protein MALSTELTEFLGLRHPIVLAPMGGAAGGALAAAVSRAGGLGLLGGAYGGRAWL